A genomic window from Martelella lutilitoris includes:
- a CDS encoding ABC transporter ATP-binding protein has protein sequence MNEDAILDVRGLNVRFRGQGREVAALRDVSFSIGRGRTLALVGESGSGKSVTSLALMGLLPPNGRIAAGTLAYRHRDGRMLELTELGEAERRRLRGDQMSMIFQEPMSSLNPLFTIGDQIGEMLFLHETMDAATRRRRTIEMLELVEIPEAARRMDSYPHELSGGMRQRVMIAMAMICKPSLLIADEPTTALDVTIQAQILDLMRQLQKDFGMSILFITHDMGVVAEMADDVAVMYAGGVVEQAGVDALFNDTRHPYTKGLLSSIPGPWRPRGERLVPIPGSVPPLASLPPGCAFAPRCGYAEPRCREPVALTRKAPDHLAACILEGVEAP, from the coding sequence ATGAACGAGGACGCCATTCTGGATGTCCGGGGACTGAACGTCCGCTTTCGCGGCCAGGGGCGCGAGGTGGCGGCGCTGCGCGACGTCAGCTTCAGCATCGGCCGCGGTCGCACGCTTGCGCTGGTGGGCGAGAGCGGTTCCGGTAAATCGGTGACCTCGCTGGCGCTGATGGGCCTGCTGCCGCCGAACGGCAGGATCGCGGCGGGCACGCTCGCCTATCGCCACCGCGACGGCCGCATGCTCGAACTGACGGAGCTTGGCGAAGCGGAGCGGCGGCGGCTGCGCGGCGACCAGATGTCGATGATTTTCCAGGAGCCGATGTCGTCGCTCAACCCGCTGTTCACGATCGGTGACCAGATCGGCGAGATGCTGTTCCTGCACGAGACGATGGACGCGGCGACGCGGCGCAGGCGCACGATCGAAATGCTGGAACTGGTCGAGATACCGGAAGCCGCGCGGCGGATGGACAGCTACCCCCACGAACTCTCGGGCGGCATGCGCCAGCGCGTGATGATTGCCATGGCAATGATCTGCAAGCCTTCGCTTCTGATCGCCGACGAGCCGACGACCGCGCTCGATGTCACGATCCAGGCGCAGATCCTCGACCTGATGCGGCAGTTGCAGAAGGATTTCGGCATGTCGATCCTGTTCATCACCCATGACATGGGCGTTGTGGCCGAGATGGCGGACGATGTCGCGGTCATGTATGCTGGCGGGGTGGTCGAGCAGGCCGGCGTCGACGCGCTCTTCAACGACACCCGGCATCCCTACACGAAGGGACTTCTCTCCTCTATCCCGGGGCCGTGGCGCCCGCGCGGCGAACGGCTGGTGCCGATTCCGGGTTCCGTTCCGCCGCTTGCCAGCCTGCCGCCGGGATGCGCTTTCGCGCCGCGCTGCGGCTATGCCGAACCGCGCTGTCGCGAGCCGGTGGCGCTGACGCGCAAGGCGCCCGACCATCTGGCCGCCTGCATCCTTGAAGGTGTTGAGGCGCCATGA
- a CDS encoding ABC transporter ATP-binding protein has product MTEPFISIRNMTKTFGPASDPVYAVNDVSFDIPKGSITGLVGESGSGKSTLGRSLLRLIEPTSGSTVFDGCDLNSLKAGDLRAMRRRMQMVFQDPVSSLNPRLSVEAIIAEGLVAHGIGSRRTRRDKVASLLEEVGLSADHMRRYPHEFSGGQRQRIGIARALALEPEFIVADESVSALDVSIQAQVLNLLLDLRERRNLTMLFIAHDLSVVDYLCDQVAVMYLGRLMEIGPAADIHERPRHPYTLALNSAIPMPRPGAARDREVLKGDIPSPMSPPSGCVFRTRCAHAREICASGIPSPVEVSAGHYSHCKRIEAIGEN; this is encoded by the coding sequence ATGACGGAACCGTTTATCAGCATTCGCAACATGACCAAGACGTTCGGCCCTGCGAGTGACCCGGTCTATGCCGTCAACGACGTCAGCTTCGATATCCCGAAGGGGTCGATAACGGGGCTGGTCGGAGAAAGCGGTTCGGGAAAATCCACGCTCGGGCGCAGCCTGCTCAGGCTGATCGAGCCGACATCGGGCAGCACGGTTTTCGACGGCTGCGACCTCAACAGCCTGAAGGCCGGTGACCTGAGGGCCATGCGTCGGCGCATGCAGATGGTGTTTCAGGACCCGGTTTCCTCCCTTAACCCCCGGCTTTCGGTCGAGGCGATCATTGCCGAAGGTCTCGTCGCGCATGGCATCGGTTCGCGGCGCACCCGCCGCGATAAAGTGGCTTCGCTTCTGGAAGAGGTTGGTCTCAGCGCCGACCACATGCGGCGCTATCCGCACGAATTCTCGGGCGGCCAGCGTCAGCGCATCGGCATTGCCCGCGCGCTCGCGCTGGAGCCGGAATTCATCGTCGCCGACGAGAGCGTCTCCGCCCTCGATGTGTCGATCCAGGCGCAGGTGCTCAATCTGCTGCTCGATCTGCGCGAACGGCGCAACCTGACCATGCTGTTCATCGCCCACGACCTGTCGGTTGTCGACTATCTCTGCGATCAGGTCGCGGTGATGTATCTGGGCCGGCTGATGGAAATCGGTCCAGCCGCCGATATCCACGAACGTCCGCGCCACCCCTACACGCTGGCGCTGAACTCGGCAATTCCGATGCCGCGGCCTGGCGCTGCGCGCGACCGGGAGGTTCTAAAGGGCGATATCCCCAGTCCGATGTCGCCGCCATCCGGATGCGTCTTTCGGACCCGATGCGCGCATGCGCGCGAGATCTGCGCCTCCGGCATTCCCTCGCCCGTGGAGGTTTCCGCGGGTCATTACAGTCACTGCAAGAGAATAGAGGCAATTGGTGAAAATTGA